The following proteins are encoded in a genomic region of Rubrobacter xylanophilus DSM 9941:
- a CDS encoding IS5 family transposase (programmed frameshift): MVRRGEITDQAWHQIEPLLPEYGQSGGQWRDHRTVINGILWKLRTGSPWRDLPEKYGPWQTCFDRFNRWRRDGTWDRLLAHAQTKNDAVGDVEWEVSVDDTVIRAHQHAAGARSRPSAADEKGGSLNPKEEALGRSKGGFSTKLHLACDGKGRPLSVVVTPGQRHGSTQLAELLDAVRVPRPQSTPGRPRKRPARLLADRGYSFESCRRLLRRRGISHTIPERRDQKERRAGRPGRRPGFDREAYRRRNVVERCVNKLKQWRGIATRYEKRAVNYRAMVVIASLMMWLPS, from the exons ATGGTCCGGCGTGGAGAGATCACCGACCAAGCTTGGCACCAGATCGAGCCGCTCTTGCCCGAATACGGCCAAAGCGGAGGTCAATGGAGAGACCATCGCACCGTCATCAACGGCATCCTCTGGAAGCTGAGGACCGGCTCGCCCTGGCGCGATCTGCCCGAGAAGTACGGCCCCTGGCAGACCTGCTTCGATCGCTTCAACCGCTGGAGGAGGGACGGCACCTGGGATCGCCTCCTTGCTCACGCCCAGACCAAAAACGACGCGGTCGGGGATGTAGAGTGGGAGGTGAGCGTGGACGACACGGTGATCCGTGCCCACCAGCACGCGGCGGGCGCCAGGAGCCGACCGAGTGCGGCGGACGAAAAAGGGGGCTCCT TAAACCCCAAAGAGGAAGCCCTGGGGCGCTCTAAAGGGGGCTTCTCCACCAAGCTGCACCTCGCATGCGACGGCAAGGGTAGGCCGCTCTCTGTGGTCGTGACCCCCGGCCAGCGCCATGGCAGTACGCAACTTGCAGAACTGCTCGACGCGGTGCGGGTACCGCGTCCGCAAAGCACACCGGGCAGGCCCCGCAAGCGGCCCGCTCGCCTGCTAGCCGACCGAGGCTACAGCTTCGAGAGCTGTCGGAGGCTGCTGCGTAGACGGGGCATCTCCCACACCATCCCCGAGCGTCGCGACCAGAAAGAGCGCCGCGCCGGACGTCCGGGGCGACGACCCGGCTTTGATCGGGAGGCCTACCGCAGGCGCAACGTGGTCGAGAGGTGCGTCAACAAGCTCAAGCAGTGGCGGGGCATAGCGACGAGGTACGAGAAGCGGGCGGTCAACTACCGGGCGATGGTGGTCATCGCCTCGCTGATGATGTGGTTGCCCTCGTGA
- a CDS encoding ABC transporter ATP-binding protein, whose amino-acid sequence MGAVIETSGLAKSYGKSRGIRGVDLTVREGEVFGFLGPNGAGKTTTIRLLMGFLRPSGGSARVFGFDVWRQSVEVRSRVGNLPGEFALEDRLTGEELLRFFARLRGVGDLSHARELAERLGAELGRPMRRLSRGNKQKIGLIQAMFHRPPLLILDEPTGGLDPLVQEEFLGMVREVKEEGRTVFFSSHNLAEVERVCDRVGIIREGELVAVEPTDALIDKSFRHVRVAFGEEPPEKELRRLAGLPGVENFRSEGPGRVSFTVYGGFDAVIKQLARHTVAGVDFERPSLEEVFLAYYGGKGDGR is encoded by the coding sequence ATGGGTGCGGTCATCGAGACCAGCGGGCTCGCCAAGAGCTACGGCAAGAGCCGCGGGATCCGGGGCGTGGACCTCACCGTCCGGGAGGGCGAGGTCTTCGGCTTCCTCGGGCCCAACGGGGCCGGGAAGACCACCACCATCCGGCTGCTCATGGGCTTTCTGCGGCCCAGCGGCGGCAGCGCCCGGGTCTTCGGGTTCGACGTCTGGAGGCAGAGCGTCGAGGTGCGCTCCCGGGTGGGCAACCTGCCCGGCGAGTTCGCGCTTGAGGACCGGCTGACCGGCGAGGAGCTGCTGCGCTTCTTCGCCCGGCTGCGCGGGGTGGGGGACCTCTCCCACGCGCGCGAGCTCGCGGAGAGGCTCGGGGCCGAGCTGGGGCGCCCCATGCGCAGGCTCAGCAGGGGGAACAAGCAGAAGATCGGGCTCATACAGGCCATGTTCCACCGGCCGCCGCTCCTGATCCTGGACGAGCCTACGGGCGGCCTCGACCCGCTGGTGCAGGAGGAGTTCCTGGGGATGGTGCGGGAGGTGAAGGAGGAGGGGCGCACCGTCTTCTTCTCCTCGCACAACCTGGCCGAGGTCGAGCGGGTGTGCGACCGGGTCGGGATCATCCGCGAGGGCGAGCTGGTGGCGGTGGAGCCCACCGACGCCCTGATCGACAAGTCCTTCCGGCACGTGCGGGTGGCCTTCGGGGAGGAGCCCCCGGAGAAGGAGCTGCGGCGCCTCGCGGGCCTTCCGGGCGTCGAGAACTTCCGGTCGGAGGGTCCCGGGCGCGTCTCCTTCACCGTGTACGGGGGCTTCGACGCCGTGATAAAGCAGCTGGCCCGCCACACGGTGGCGGGCGTGGACTTCGAGCGCCCGAGCCTAGAGGAGGTCTTTCTCGCCTACTACGGCGGGAAGGGGGATGGGCGGTGA
- a CDS encoding ubiquinol-cytochrome c reductase iron-sulfur subunit produces the protein MLAACGGGTGGDGAGGGSGGGAGAAEGAGRPPSGEGAIVAASEVPRGEAFQFRDAGRPAVLVHLESGEFVAYSAVCTHQQCTVAYQDGRLACPCHGSVFDPAKGAEVVAGPAPRPLREIPVRLRDGRVYRA, from the coding sequence GTGCTCGCCGCCTGCGGGGGAGGGACCGGAGGCGATGGAGCCGGCGGCGGATCGGGGGGTGGTGCCGGTGCGGCAGAGGGCGCCGGCAGGCCCCCTTCGGGAGAAGGGGCGATCGTCGCCGCCTCCGAGGTGCCGCGGGGAGAGGCTTTCCAGTTTAGAGACGCCGGGCGGCCCGCCGTCCTCGTCCACCTGGAGAGCGGAGAGTTCGTCGCCTACTCGGCGGTGTGCACCCACCAGCAGTGCACGGTGGCCTACCAGGACGGGCGGCTCGCCTGCCCGTGCCACGGCTCGGTCTTCGACCCGGCGAAGGGGGCGGAGGTGGTCGCCGGACCGGCCCCGCGCCCGCTCCGGGAGATACCGGTGCGCCTGCGGGACGGGAGGGTCTACAGGGCATAA
- a CDS encoding GbsR/MarR family transcriptional regulator: MEEEKLAYIEEFGLFFERVGGSRMVGRVLAALLVSEPPELTAGELAEILRASRGSISTATRTLEQMGMVRRFARPGERRDYFRVRPHAWEETVRRQSAMLSRFVALAERGIELLDPKTPDARRSLEEMRDFYAFWEGEVGRVMELWEREKRGRREVAG, from the coding sequence GTGGAGGAAGAGAAGCTCGCGTACATCGAGGAGTTCGGGCTCTTCTTCGAGCGGGTGGGCGGCTCGCGGATGGTGGGCCGGGTGCTGGCGGCGCTGCTGGTCTCGGAGCCGCCCGAGCTGACGGCGGGGGAGCTTGCTGAGATCCTGCGGGCCAGCCGGGGTTCCATAAGCACGGCGACGCGCACGCTGGAGCAGATGGGGATGGTGCGGCGGTTCGCCAGGCCCGGCGAGCGGCGCGACTACTTCCGGGTGAGGCCGCACGCCTGGGAGGAGACGGTGCGGCGGCAGTCCGCGATGCTCTCCCGGTTCGTGGCGCTGGCGGAGAGGGGCATCGAGCTTCTGGACCCCAAGACGCCGGACGCCCGCCGCAGCCTGGAGGAGATGCGCGACTTCTACGCCTTCTGGGAGGGAGAGGTGGGGCGCGTCATGGAGCTCTGGGAGCGGGAGAAGCGCGGGCGGCGGGAGGTTGCCGGGTAG